A genome region from Ctenopharyngodon idella isolate HZGC_01 chromosome 5, HZGC01, whole genome shotgun sequence includes the following:
- the june gene encoding junE proto-oncogene, AP-1 transcription factor subunit, whose amino-acid sequence MTGKMETPFYHDDSVPNFGQIPDYDRYQGHKIMSKKNNMPHNFSNSVGNASSLKLLQGQAGNNSSISPNSLAMSGNPNSSLMSSPDMNLLKLSSPDLEHLIIQSNQGLVTTSPAPNASANPFMYRNQATNEQEGFADGFVKALADLHKQNQLVGAPMSPPPSSYQRNLMPGADMPIYTNLSSYNPNQLSSSYPGGQIAYTSAAHASVHAGHHPQTRGLDAPQTVPEVPHPPGGDPASSPPSLSPIDLETQERIKAERKKLRNRIAASKCRKRKLERISRLEEKVKVLKTQNSDLASTASILREQVAQLKQKVMNHVTNGCQIAVSSASMAKSGESTSC is encoded by the coding sequence ATGACGGGTAAGATGGAAACGCCCTTCTATCACGATGATAGCGTTCCAAACTTTGGGCAAATTCCAGATTACGATCGATACCAAGGCCACAAGATAATGAGCAAGAAGAACAACATGCCGCATAATTTCTCCAACAGCGTGGGAAATGCCTCCAGCCTGAAACTGTTGCAGGGACAAGCTGGGAACAACAGCAGCATCAGTCCCAACAGCCTGGCGATGAGCGGCAATCCCAACAGCTCGCTGATGTCCTCGCCGGACATGAACCTGCTCAAGCTGTCCTCTCCGGATCTGGAGCACCTGATTATCCAGTCCAACCAGGGACTGGTTACTACAAGCCCAGCTCCCAACGCGTCTGCTAATCCCTTCATGTACAGAAACCAGGCCACCAACGAGCAGGAAGGATTTGCCGACGGCTTCGTCAAAGCTCTGGCCGACCTGCACAAGCAGAACCAGCTGGTCGGCGCTCCCATGTCTCCGCCGCCGTCCTCCTACCAGAGGAACCTCATGCCTGGCGCGGACATGCCCATCTACACCAACCTGAGCAGCTACAACCCCAACCAGCTGTCGTCCAGCTACCCCGGCGGGCAGATCGCCTACACGTCTGCGGCCCACGCCTCGGTTCACGCCGGTCACCACCCGCAGACACGGGGCCTGGACGCTCCGCAGACGGTGCCCGAGGTCCCGCACCCTCCCGGCGGGGACCCGGCCAGCTCGCCGCCCTCGCTCTCGCCCATCGACCTGGAGACGCAGGAGAGGATCAAGGCAGAGCGCAAGAAGCTCCGGAACCGCATCGCCGCCTCCAAGTGCCGCAAGAGGAAGCTGGAGCGGATCTCGCGGCTGGAGGAGAAGGTGAAGGTGCTGAAGACGCAGAACTCGGACCTGGCCTCCACTGCCAGCATCCTGAGGGAGCAGGTGGCTCAGCTCAAACAGAAAGTTATGAATCACGTCACTAACGGCTGCCAGATTGCCGTCAGCTCAGCCAGTATGGCCAAAAGCGGGGAGAGCACCAGCTGCTGA